In Achromobacter xylosoxidans A8, a single window of DNA contains:
- a CDS encoding copper-transporting P-type ATPase, whose translation MNHSRHGDAASNEGTLYVCPMHPEIRQDRPGNCPKCGMTLEPLIPLDEEDNSELNDFQRRFWWTLPLTLIVAVMAMFGHRLGWFDMATQSWLELALSLPVVFWTGWPFFVRGWQSLAHRSPNMWTLISLGTAAAFIYSVVATLAPDVFPNSFVSMGRVAVYFEAAVVIISLTMLGQILELKARSQTSAAIKALLGLAPKTARRINADGSEEDVPLNHVHVGDLLRVRPGEKIPVDGTVTEGRSAVDESMLTGEPVPVGKREGDKLIGATLNTSGTLVMRSEKVGSATMLAQIVQMVANAQRSKAPMQRMADVVAGKFVAAVVLVAISTLLVWGFFGPEPSWVYGLINAVAVLIIACPCALGLATPMSVMVATGRAAAQGVLFRDAGAIEKMREVDTLIVDKTGTLTEGKPAFDTAIAAPGYTSDEVLRLAASLDQGSEHPLADAIVSAARAQGLALAKAEDFDSGSGIGVRGTVEGKRLALGNTALMEQEGVQVDALRADGERLRGEGASIMHLAVDGKFAGILAVTDPIKPSTHEAIQNLHDSGLRIVMATGDGLTTARAVGAALRIDEVHGEVKPADKLALVEKLQKDGHVVAMAGDGINDAPALARADVGVAMGTGTDVAMNSGQVTLVKGDLRGIAASRQISIDTVRNMRQNLMFAFVYNGIGVPIAAGLLYPFTGWLLSPMIAALAMSLSSASVIFNALRLR comes from the coding sequence ATGAATCACTCTCGTCACGGCGACGCGGCATCGAACGAAGGCACGCTCTATGTGTGCCCCATGCACCCGGAGATCCGCCAGGATCGCCCCGGGAACTGCCCCAAGTGCGGCATGACGCTGGAGCCCCTTATCCCGCTGGATGAGGAGGACAACAGCGAACTCAACGACTTCCAGCGCCGCTTCTGGTGGACGCTGCCCCTGACCCTCATCGTGGCCGTGATGGCCATGTTCGGCCATCGCCTGGGTTGGTTCGACATGGCGACCCAGAGCTGGCTGGAGTTGGCGCTGTCGCTGCCGGTCGTGTTCTGGACCGGCTGGCCGTTCTTCGTGCGCGGCTGGCAGTCGCTCGCGCATCGCAGCCCCAATATGTGGACGCTGATCAGCCTGGGCACGGCCGCGGCATTCATCTACAGCGTGGTCGCCACGCTGGCGCCGGACGTGTTCCCGAATTCCTTCGTATCGATGGGGCGCGTGGCGGTGTACTTCGAAGCCGCCGTGGTCATCATTTCGCTGACCATGCTGGGGCAGATCCTGGAGCTGAAAGCGCGTTCGCAGACATCCGCCGCAATCAAGGCCCTGCTCGGGCTGGCGCCCAAGACGGCGCGGCGCATCAACGCCGACGGCAGCGAGGAAGACGTGCCGCTGAACCACGTGCATGTGGGCGACCTGCTGCGCGTGCGTCCCGGCGAGAAGATTCCGGTGGACGGCACCGTCACCGAAGGCCGCAGCGCCGTGGACGAATCCATGCTCACCGGCGAGCCCGTACCCGTCGGCAAGCGCGAAGGCGACAAGCTGATCGGCGCCACGCTCAACACCAGCGGCACCCTGGTAATGCGCTCGGAGAAGGTAGGTTCCGCCACCATGCTGGCGCAGATCGTGCAGATGGTCGCCAACGCCCAACGTTCCAAGGCGCCCATGCAACGCATGGCGGACGTGGTGGCGGGCAAGTTCGTCGCCGCCGTGGTGTTGGTGGCGATCTCCACACTGCTGGTGTGGGGCTTTTTCGGGCCGGAACCCAGTTGGGTGTACGGCCTGATCAACGCCGTCGCCGTGCTCATCATCGCCTGCCCCTGCGCGCTGGGACTGGCTACGCCCATGTCGGTCATGGTGGCCACGGGCCGCGCCGCAGCGCAGGGCGTGCTGTTCCGCGACGCTGGCGCGATCGAGAAGATGCGCGAGGTGGACACGCTGATCGTGGACAAGACCGGCACCCTGACCGAAGGCAAGCCAGCCTTCGACACCGCGATCGCGGCGCCGGGATACACGTCCGACGAAGTGCTGCGCCTGGCGGCCAGCCTGGACCAAGGCAGCGAACATCCGTTGGCCGACGCCATCGTCAGCGCGGCGCGCGCGCAGGGCCTGGCGCTTGCCAAGGCGGAGGACTTCGACTCCGGCAGCGGCATAGGCGTGCGTGGCACGGTGGAAGGCAAGCGCCTGGCGCTGGGCAACACCGCCCTGATGGAACAGGAAGGCGTGCAGGTCGACGCCCTGCGCGCGGACGGCGAACGCCTGCGCGGCGAAGGCGCCAGCATCATGCACCTGGCCGTGGACGGCAAGTTCGCCGGCATCCTGGCAGTCACCGATCCCATCAAGCCCAGCACGCACGAAGCGATCCAGAACCTGCACGACAGCGGCCTGCGCATCGTGATGGCAACGGGCGACGGCCTCACCACCGCCCGCGCCGTCGGCGCCGCGCTGCGCATCGACGAAGTGCATGGCGAGGTCAAGCCGGCCGACAAGCTGGCGCTGGTGGAAAAGCTGCAAAAGGACGGCCACGTGGTGGCGATGGCGGGCGACGGCATCAACGACGCCCCCGCGCTGGCGCGAGCCGACGTAGGCGTAGCCATGGGCACGGGCACCGACGTAGCCATGAACAGCGGCCAGGTGACCCTGGTCAAGGGCGACCTGCGCGGCATCGCCGCCTCGCGCCAGATCTCGATCGACACCGTGCGCAACATGCGGCAGAACTTGATGTTCGCCTTTGTCTACAACGGAATCGGCGTGCCGATAGCGGCGGGCCTGTTGTATCCGTTCACGGGCTGGCTACTGTCGCCGATGATCGCGGCGCTGGCGATGAGTTTGAGTTCGGCTTCGGTGATATTCAATGCGTTGAGGTTGCGATAA
- a CDS encoding ABC transporter ATP-binding protein — protein MTPDSSSPSSSIGMGRAALVLCRALWHYADGARRQLMGAIALLSGAQLVKLTLPWLASHAINALQQNDMSTAGLWILFLVGSYMMSWVFHGPGRVLEGNVGVHVRQRQADDLYARIAAAPLTWRDGRHSGDLQHRVLQSSRALSAFARSMYGYLHSALNFIGPLVALTLLSPVSGLIAVSGYLIIALVTLRFDLALMRLARSENDQERRYVAALLDFVSNAGTVIGLRLQAASRKILGRRLEAVMQPLRRALWINEVKWCVVDLAGMCLTWILVVEYVLRHREPGQALLLGTIFMIYQYAQQAASVVSAIASNFQSFARMHTDYSSAEPIWQAPGEPNAVVPAVQPDAPWQTLELRGATWRYSDEGRGGLHGVDLVLRRGSRVALIGASGGGKSTLLRTLAGLYPPQQGDLLRDGKPVDWTELRALATLIPQEAEVFEASVQENLTFGEPADAQALQAAVHTGVFDEVLQRMPDGLASPMNERGSNLSGGQRQRLALSRGALAAQGSSLLLLDEPTSALDPQAEGRVFDRMYAAFPTACIVASVHRPSLLNRFDTIVVMEAGRVVDAGPRDEVLSRHQP, from the coding sequence ATGACGCCTGATTCCTCTTCCCCGTCCTCCTCTATCGGCATGGGCCGCGCGGCGCTCGTGCTGTGTCGCGCGCTCTGGCACTATGCCGACGGCGCGCGGCGGCAGCTGATGGGCGCCATCGCGCTGCTGTCGGGCGCGCAGCTGGTCAAGCTGACCCTGCCCTGGCTGGCCTCCCACGCCATCAACGCCTTGCAGCAGAACGACATGTCCACCGCCGGCCTCTGGATCCTGTTCCTGGTCGGCAGCTACATGATGTCCTGGGTGTTCCACGGCCCGGGACGCGTCCTGGAAGGCAACGTAGGCGTGCATGTCCGCCAACGGCAGGCCGACGATCTCTATGCCCGCATCGCGGCCGCCCCGCTGACCTGGCGCGACGGCAGGCATTCCGGCGACCTGCAGCATCGGGTATTGCAATCCAGCCGCGCGCTGTCGGCTTTCGCCCGCAGCATGTACGGCTACCTGCACAGCGCCTTGAACTTCATCGGCCCGCTGGTGGCGCTGACCCTGCTGTCGCCGGTCAGCGGCCTCATCGCCGTGAGCGGTTACCTGATTATCGCCCTCGTCACGTTGCGCTTCGACCTTGCGCTGATGCGGCTGGCCCGTTCCGAAAACGACCAGGAACGCCGCTACGTCGCCGCGCTGCTCGACTTCGTCAGCAATGCCGGCACCGTGATCGGCCTGCGGCTGCAAGCCGCCTCGCGCAAGATCCTGGGCCGCCGCCTGGAGGCGGTCATGCAGCCCTTGCGCCGCGCCCTGTGGATCAACGAAGTGAAGTGGTGCGTGGTCGACCTGGCGGGCATGTGCCTTACCTGGATCCTCGTGGTGGAGTATGTGCTGCGGCACCGCGAGCCCGGGCAAGCCCTGCTGCTGGGCACCATCTTCATGATTTATCAGTACGCCCAGCAGGCCGCGTCCGTGGTCAGCGCCATCGCCTCCAACTTCCAGAGTTTTGCGCGCATGCACACCGACTACAGCAGCGCCGAGCCCATCTGGCAGGCCCCGGGCGAACCCAATGCCGTCGTGCCCGCCGTACAGCCCGACGCGCCGTGGCAGACCCTGGAGTTGCGCGGCGCCACCTGGCGCTACTCGGACGAAGGACGCGGCGGCCTGCACGGCGTCGACCTGGTGCTGCGCCGCGGCTCGCGCGTCGCGCTGATCGGCGCCAGCGGCGGCGGCAAGAGCACGCTGCTGCGCACCCTTGCCGGGCTCTATCCGCCGCAACAGGGCGATCTGCTGCGCGACGGCAAGCCCGTGGACTGGACCGAACTGCGCGCGCTGGCCACGCTGATTCCGCAGGAGGCCGAAGTCTTCGAAGCCAGCGTGCAGGAGAACCTCACCTTCGGCGAACCTGCCGATGCGCAGGCGCTGCAAGCCGCCGTGCATACCGGCGTGTTCGACGAAGTGCTGCAACGCATGCCCGATGGCCTGGCCAGCCCGATGAATGAACGCGGCAGCAATCTGTCCGGCGGGCAACGCCAACGCCTGGCCCTGTCGCGCGGCGCGCTGGCCGCGCAAGGCAGTTCCTTGCTGCTGCTGGACGAACCCACCAGCGCGCTTGACCCGCAAGCGGAGGGTCGGGTGTTCGACCGCATGTACGCCGCCTTCCCGACGGCTTGCATCGTGGCCTCGGTGCACCGCCCTAGCCTGCTCAACCGCTTCGACACCATCGTGGTGATGGAAGCCGGGCGCGTGGTGGATGCGGGGCCGCGCGATGAAGTATTGTCCCGGCATCAACCTTGA
- a CDS encoding Lrp/AsnC family transcriptional regulator, with translation MELDDFDLQILQSMQEDNQRTSQEVAQRVNLSPVSCLRRMKRLRESKVVLGDVSVVDPAAVGRGIMMVVLVTLESERADKLDQFKRAMQSAPEIMQCLSVTGEVDFVLTITMRDMAEYETFAQRNFWGNPNVKRFSTLVVLNRAKYGMAVPVG, from the coding sequence ATGGAACTAGACGATTTCGACCTCCAGATCCTGCAAAGCATGCAGGAAGACAACCAGCGCACCAGCCAGGAAGTCGCGCAGCGCGTGAACCTGTCGCCGGTGTCCTGTCTGCGCCGCATGAAGCGGCTGCGCGAGTCCAAGGTGGTGCTGGGCGACGTTTCCGTGGTCGACCCTGCTGCCGTGGGCCGGGGCATCATGATGGTCGTGCTGGTGACGCTGGAGAGCGAACGCGCCGACAAGCTCGACCAGTTCAAGCGCGCCATGCAGTCCGCGCCGGAAATCATGCAGTGCCTGTCGGTGACGGGCGAGGTGGACTTCGTCCTGACCATCACCATGCGCGACATGGCCGAATACGAAACCTTCGCCCAGCGCAATTTCTGGGGCAATCCCAACGTCAAGCGCTTTTCCACGCTGGTGGTGCTGAACCGCGCCAAGTACGGCATGGCGGTGCCGGTGGGCTGA
- a CDS encoding Abi family protein, protein MKYAKLPLSNADLLARWRGKGLTVSNVGDAERALSFVGYFRLRGYALSLMTPTPAGRMFLPGVSFEDVIVRYEFDRVLRRITLGQLERIEVAVRTVMSNQMSMQYGPFWYLNHPAQVLGHAPGHGSRPEPFPLGNFLGTVERETRRSRDLFAQHYFETYTEPLLPPSWLMAECLSFGKWSQLYKYLQKADRAHPNPKKVVAKAFGLTVPLVESWLHALTLLRNICAHHGRVWNRRFVFRPAVYNRAAAHFNDPQSYYCLAVVMRLISKAVDSRDEWPVRLLESFRTHAAITPADLGFPQGWRDDPIWNG, encoded by the coding sequence GTGAAGTACGCCAAACTCCCGCTGTCTAACGCTGACCTGCTTGCCCGCTGGCGAGGAAAAGGCCTGACGGTTTCTAACGTTGGGGATGCCGAGCGTGCGTTGAGCTTTGTCGGCTATTTTCGTCTGCGAGGTTATGCGCTGTCTCTCATGACGCCCACGCCAGCTGGACGCATGTTTCTGCCTGGGGTGAGTTTCGAAGACGTTATCGTCCGCTATGAGTTTGATCGCGTCCTTCGGCGTATCACTCTTGGCCAGCTCGAACGGATCGAGGTGGCCGTGCGGACCGTCATGAGTAATCAGATGTCCATGCAGTATGGGCCGTTCTGGTATCTGAATCACCCTGCTCAGGTTTTAGGGCATGCGCCGGGGCATGGCAGTCGGCCGGAACCATTTCCACTCGGCAACTTTCTTGGAACTGTCGAGCGCGAGACGCGCCGCTCCAGGGACTTGTTCGCCCAGCATTACTTCGAGACCTACACAGAGCCCTTGCTGCCGCCCAGTTGGTTGATGGCGGAGTGTTTGTCTTTTGGCAAATGGTCGCAACTTTACAAGTATCTGCAAAAGGCAGATCGTGCGCACCCCAATCCAAAAAAGGTCGTAGCGAAAGCATTCGGCCTGACCGTTCCTCTAGTCGAGTCATGGCTGCACGCACTGACCTTGTTGCGCAATATCTGCGCTCACCATGGGCGGGTGTGGAATCGTCGCTTTGTCTTCCGGCCTGCCGTGTACAACCGGGCTGCAGCGCATTTCAACGACCCGCAAAGCTATTACTGCCTTGCGGTCGTAATGCGATTGATTTCAAAGGCAGTTGATAGTCGTGACGAATGGCCGGTACGCTTGCTGGAGTCGTTTCGGACGCACGCCGCCATTACGCCGGCAGATTTGGGTTTTCCACAGGGCTGGAGGGATGACCCGATCTGGAATGGGTAG
- a CDS encoding mechanosensitive ion channel family protein: MRAQATARAKALFGLIALLACLLGPAHAQSGATTPARPVPASTQVQAILVAEIPLRADTDHRYAESVMERVTGADPTDLLAPRLESISRSVDEKLQQFQPAQLRSLPIMRLESLERHWMFDARRFAAWQEDMRQATAAYAGDAAELARRRDAWQSLKTAPGAADLPPALTGRIDSVIAQLVRAEQALSVPLGRQIALGQRANAVEERIQSGQRAVADAINYIDARLLELDAPPLWAATFTPTARSDAMAYLRSGLDMELRFARQYAAADTGNQLALHVLQVVLLPLLLWLAWHSRHAIRAGEMSQTAARVLGRPLSAWLLLAMMGVQLLESDAPLIVLQIALLLAVVPVLRLLPPTAREQLDLWPYAITGLYLAERLGIFFLASETLYRLHNLAITLLALATALWLHARAQRRGNAQAPSRLHKTVRAGAWVAVALLAIAGVSNLIGNLSMAEMLTSAVISSGYFGLMLYAGVTIIVTLLQLLLARPGVSRFRIAREHAPPLVQLLIRLVMASAVVGWTLYTMDRFRILRGTYAVTTKVLSYTLALGDITISLGNILVFAISVVIAFWAARAIRLVLHDEVLARMPLPRGVGNSIASLTYYSVLLLGLAVALSAAGVRTSQLALVLGALGVGIGFGLQNVVNNFVSGLILMFERPIQPGDVVEIGETSGQVREIGMRATRIRTFEGADVVVPNGTLLSEKLTNWTMLDRNRRIEINLGLAYGTDPAQAIELLGSVARGTLGVSTQPAPIALFMGFGASTLDFSIRAWTPDFDQWMSIRSDMLSRMYEALTQAGIGIPYPQTDLHLRSISPEAGAVLAQARRAAPDGGPPPT; encoded by the coding sequence ATGCGCGCCCAAGCAACAGCAAGAGCAAAAGCGCTTTTCGGTCTGATTGCACTGCTGGCCTGCCTGCTGGGCCCCGCGCACGCGCAGAGCGGCGCGACGACGCCAGCCCGCCCAGTCCCGGCTTCCACGCAGGTCCAGGCGATCCTGGTGGCGGAAATCCCGCTGCGGGCGGACACCGATCACCGCTACGCCGAAAGCGTCATGGAGCGCGTCACCGGCGCCGACCCCACCGACTTGCTGGCGCCGCGCCTGGAATCGATTTCCCGGTCCGTCGACGAAAAGCTTCAGCAGTTCCAGCCGGCCCAATTGCGCAGCCTGCCCATCATGCGGCTGGAAAGCCTGGAGCGGCACTGGATGTTCGACGCGCGCCGTTTCGCGGCCTGGCAGGAGGACATGCGCCAGGCGACCGCGGCCTATGCCGGCGACGCCGCCGAACTGGCGCGCCGCCGGGATGCCTGGCAGTCTCTCAAGACCGCGCCCGGCGCCGCCGACCTGCCGCCGGCCCTGACCGGCCGGATCGACTCCGTCATCGCCCAACTGGTCCGGGCCGAACAAGCGCTGTCCGTGCCGCTGGGCCGCCAGATCGCGCTGGGCCAGCGCGCCAACGCCGTTGAAGAGCGCATCCAGTCCGGGCAGCGCGCGGTGGCCGATGCCATCAACTACATCGACGCCCGCCTGCTTGAACTGGACGCGCCCCCGCTATGGGCGGCTACCTTCACGCCGACCGCGCGCAGCGATGCGATGGCCTATCTACGCTCCGGCCTGGACATGGAACTGCGCTTCGCCCGCCAGTACGCCGCGGCCGACACCGGCAACCAGCTGGCCCTGCATGTGCTGCAAGTCGTGCTGCTGCCGCTGCTGCTCTGGCTGGCCTGGCACAGCCGCCACGCGATCCGGGCCGGTGAAATGAGCCAGACGGCCGCAAGGGTGCTGGGACGCCCGCTGTCCGCCTGGCTGCTGCTGGCCATGATGGGAGTGCAGCTGCTGGAGTCGGATGCGCCGCTGATCGTGCTGCAGATCGCGCTGCTGCTGGCGGTAGTGCCCGTGCTGCGCCTGCTGCCGCCGACCGCGCGCGAGCAACTGGATCTGTGGCCCTACGCCATCACCGGCCTGTATCTGGCGGAGCGGCTGGGCATTTTCTTCCTGGCCAGCGAAACGTTGTACCGGCTGCACAACCTCGCCATTACCCTGCTGGCCCTGGCAACGGCGCTTTGGCTGCATGCCCGCGCCCAGCGCCGCGGCAACGCCCAGGCGCCCAGCCGGCTGCACAAGACCGTGCGCGCAGGCGCCTGGGTCGCCGTGGCGTTGCTGGCCATTGCCGGCGTCTCCAACCTGATCGGCAACCTGTCGATGGCCGAGATGCTGACCAGCGCCGTCATCAGCAGCGGCTACTTCGGCCTGATGCTCTACGCCGGAGTCACCATCATCGTCACCCTGCTGCAGCTGCTGCTGGCCCGGCCCGGCGTGTCGCGCTTCCGCATCGCGCGCGAGCACGCCCCGCCCCTGGTGCAACTGCTGATCCGCCTGGTGATGGCCAGCGCCGTCGTGGGCTGGACCCTCTACACGATGGACCGCTTCCGCATTCTGCGCGGCACCTATGCCGTCACGACGAAAGTACTGTCGTACACGCTGGCGCTCGGGGACATCACCATCAGTCTGGGCAACATTCTGGTGTTCGCGATCTCCGTGGTGATCGCGTTCTGGGCCGCGCGGGCGATCCGCCTGGTGCTGCATGACGAAGTGCTGGCCCGCATGCCGCTGCCGCGCGGCGTGGGCAACAGCATCGCCTCGCTGACCTACTACTCGGTGCTGCTGCTGGGCCTGGCGGTGGCGCTGTCGGCCGCCGGGGTCAGGACCAGCCAACTGGCCCTGGTGCTCGGCGCCCTGGGCGTGGGCATAGGCTTCGGCCTGCAGAACGTGGTCAACAACTTCGTGTCCGGCCTGATCCTGATGTTCGAACGCCCGATCCAGCCGGGCGACGTGGTGGAAATCGGCGAGACCTCCGGACAGGTGCGCGAGATCGGCATGCGCGCAACCCGCATCAGGACCTTCGAAGGGGCCGACGTGGTGGTCCCGAACGGCACCCTGCTTTCGGAAAAACTGACCAACTGGACCATGCTGGACCGCAACCGCCGCATCGAAATCAACCTGGGCCTGGCCTACGGCACCGACCCCGCGCAGGCCATCGAACTGCTGGGCTCGGTGGCGCGTGGCACCCTGGGCGTCTCCACCCAGCCGGCGCCCATCGCGCTCTTCATGGGCTTCGGCGCCAGCACCCTGGATTTCAGCATCCGCGCCTGGACGCCGGACTTCGACCAGTGGATGTCCATCCGCAGCGACATGTTGTCGCGGATGTACGAGGCGCTGACGCAGGCCGGCATCGGGATACCCTATCCGCAGACCGACCTGCACCTGCGCAGCATCTCTCCGGAAGCTGGCGCCGTCCTCGCGCAAGCCCGCCGCGCCGCGCCGGATGGCGGGCCGCCTCCCACATGA
- a CDS encoding cupredoxin family copper-binding protein, protein MADTRLLSAHGRAGLTALCASLALAGGVAAAQQSPTGSQLAEHVVTIEGMQFRPATLTVKRGEKVTWINKDLVPHTATAVSKAFDSGVIAAGASWTYTVKEAGSNAYACLFHPTMQGTLIAQ, encoded by the coding sequence GTGGCTGACACCCGCTTACTTTCCGCGCACGGGCGCGCCGGTCTGACCGCGTTATGCGCCAGCCTGGCGTTGGCGGGCGGGGTCGCGGCCGCCCAGCAAAGCCCCACTGGCTCCCAACTGGCCGAGCATGTCGTGACCATAGAAGGAATGCAGTTCAGGCCCGCCACGCTGACCGTCAAGCGGGGCGAAAAGGTGACATGGATCAACAAGGACCTGGTCCCGCACACCGCCACCGCGGTTTCCAAGGCCTTCGATTCAGGAGTGATCGCCGCCGGCGCATCCTGGACCTACACTGTGAAAGAGGCAGGCAGCAACGCCTATGCCTGCCTGTTTCATCCGACGATGCAGGGCACCTTGATTGCGCAATGA
- a CDS encoding RNA polymerase sigma factor produces the protein MTALAALAATPAEDEDLALAHRIAGGEQTAFELMMRRHNRRLYRLARATLRNDADAEDALQETYLAAYRHMAAFRGESTLFTWLSRLLLNECYGRLRKHNRREALFPIADDIEKEVDAMTINDFNPPYHAAARAELRGLLEARLDALPVSFRTVFVLRSVEELSVEETAHCLGIPEATVRSRHFRANALLRESLARDVGVVEKSLFEFDGDDCDRVVERTLARLGESSKN, from the coding sequence ATGACTGCACTTGCGGCGCTGGCGGCAACGCCGGCCGAGGACGAAGACCTGGCGCTCGCGCATCGCATCGCGGGGGGCGAGCAGACCGCATTCGAATTGATGATGCGGCGGCACAACCGGCGGCTCTACCGCCTGGCGCGCGCCACTCTGCGCAACGACGCCGATGCCGAGGACGCCTTGCAGGAAACCTACCTGGCGGCCTACCGGCACATGGCGGCGTTCCGCGGCGAATCGACGCTGTTCACCTGGCTGTCGCGGCTCCTGCTCAACGAATGCTATGGCCGGCTACGCAAGCACAACCGCCGCGAGGCGCTGTTCCCCATCGCCGACGACATAGAGAAAGAGGTTGATGCGATGACCATCAACGACTTCAATCCCCCCTACCACGCCGCCGCTCGCGCCGAACTCAGAGGTTTGCTGGAAGCGCGGCTGGACGCCTTGCCGGTCTCGTTCCGCACCGTGTTCGTGTTGCGCTCGGTCGAGGAACTTTCGGTCGAGGAAACGGCGCATTGCCTGGGCATTCCCGAAGCCACCGTCCGCAGCCGCCACTTCCGCGCCAATGCCTTGCTGCGCGAGTCGCTGGCGCGGGATGTGGGAGTGGTGGAAAAGAGCTTGTTTGAGTTCGATGGGGATGATTGCGACAGGGTGGTGGAGAGGACGCTGGCGCGGTTGGGTGAGAGCTCCAAAAACTAG
- a CDS encoding LysE family translocator, translating into MPSLQLFLLFLAADAALKLTPGPDMALTLSRGMTQGFRPAFHSVLGNVAAGFIQVPAVVLGLASVLQAFPSLFMGIKAAGGVYLGYLGIKAIVRCARSADVSLAARPGDARDAFWQGFTTNLLNPKVLLFMIAFLPQFTTPDNGPVWIQMLVLGVTMKALSLPYGSCFAYGASRIRGWVGRNPWFLRMQQGLLGAVMLGLALYVLYSTAEHLAP; encoded by the coding sequence ATGCCGTCACTCCAGCTTTTCCTGCTGTTCCTCGCCGCCGACGCGGCGCTCAAACTCACGCCCGGCCCCGACATGGCGCTGACCTTGTCCCGGGGCATGACGCAGGGGTTCCGGCCCGCCTTCCACAGTGTCCTGGGCAACGTCGCCGCCGGCTTCATCCAGGTGCCGGCGGTGGTGCTGGGCCTGGCTTCGGTGCTGCAGGCGTTCCCGTCGTTGTTCATGGGCATCAAGGCCGCGGGCGGCGTGTACCTGGGCTACCTGGGCATCAAGGCCATCGTCCGCTGCGCGCGTTCGGCCGACGTGTCGCTGGCAGCCCGCCCCGGAGACGCGCGCGACGCGTTCTGGCAGGGCTTCACGACGAACCTGCTGAACCCCAAGGTGCTGCTGTTCATGATCGCCTTCCTGCCGCAGTTCACCACGCCGGACAACGGGCCGGTGTGGATCCAGATGCTGGTGCTGGGCGTGACGATGAAGGCGCTGAGCCTGCCCTACGGCAGCTGCTTCGCCTATGGCGCCTCGCGCATCCGCGGCTGGGTGGGGCGCAATCCCTGGTTCCTGCGGATGCAGCAGGGCCTGCTCGGCGCCGTCATGCTGGGCCTGGCGCTCTACGTGCTTTATTCCACCGCCGAACACCTGGCGCCCTGA
- a CDS encoding DUF4142 domain-containing protein: MKAIQARWFYALALVSCGVFAHGNGPTDPQIAAIVVVANQVDIDAGKLAQDKSGNKEVRDFATLMVTDHSAVNKSAGELVQKLKVKPEPNATSDSLQQGGDKNLAALKGMSGAAFDKAYVDHEVAYHEAVIQALDTTLIPGAHNAELKALLIKVRPAFIAHLEHAKSLQKRLNGG; encoded by the coding sequence ATGAAAGCGATTCAAGCAAGATGGTTCTATGCGCTGGCCTTGGTGAGCTGCGGGGTATTTGCCCACGGTAACGGGCCGACGGATCCGCAGATAGCGGCCATCGTGGTGGTGGCCAACCAGGTCGACATCGACGCCGGCAAGCTGGCGCAGGACAAGAGTGGCAACAAGGAGGTTCGCGACTTCGCCACGCTGATGGTGACCGATCATTCCGCGGTCAACAAGTCGGCCGGCGAGCTGGTGCAGAAGCTCAAGGTCAAGCCCGAACCGAACGCGACCAGCGACAGCCTGCAGCAGGGCGGGGACAAGAACCTTGCCGCCCTCAAGGGCATGAGCGGCGCTGCGTTCGACAAGGCATATGTGGACCATGAAGTGGCTTACCACGAAGCCGTGATCCAGGCGCTGGACACGACCCTGATTCCTGGCGCGCACAATGCGGAATTGAAGGCTCTGCTGATCAAGGTGCGGCCGGCGTTCATCGCGCACCTGGAACATGCCAAATCCCTGCAAAAGAGGCTTAACGGTGGCTGA